The nucleotide sequence AACTTGAAGATGATAAAAAACAATTAAAAGCAAATCTAGCGAATCAGATTGAAGAGAGAAAAGCTCTTGAACTTAAGATCAAATCATTGTCAGAGTTTATTAGAGCTAACGTAAAGTTAAAAAATCAGGCGGAAAGTCTTGATTATACGGTAAACAAAATTAGGAATCATGTCGTGAAAACTTCAAATATAGTATTTACTGAAGTTTACAATGGTATGAGTCAGCTTCAGCTTTCTAAGCTTTTAAACACTGCTGGGCTTAATTCTCAAATTGGGATTAGATATTTATATAACTCATTTTGCCCTTCTAAATATCAAAGCAATCATGGAGTTGGAATTGTCTGTTGGTCGTCAAATTATGATAACCCTATCGTTTTGGGATATTGTAATTTATCCGGCTCATGTTGGAGCAGAAATTATAAATAGTTTCTGAGATTTTTTAAGTATGAATAATAATATAATTAGGTTTAAAATTAGACGTTGAATAAGGGAGTTAGGTGCATAAATATCTTGGGTAAGATAATTTCACTTGTAAGAAAGTACTATGAAGAACAAAAAGCATAATAGAACAAGTATTGTAACTGGAGCGACAGGAGAACATTATGTTGCAGCAGAGTTGTCTAAACGTGGTTATATAGTAAGTTTGACACCCAGGAATACTCATACGGTTGATATTTTGGCATCCAGTATAGATGGAACTAAAACTATATCCATTCAGGTTAAAACAAGGTCAGATTGTATAAAAAAATGGACTCTTTCTCCCAAGGAGGAAGAAGTATCTGGAACAAAGTTTTTTTATATCTTTGTTAATTTAATGAATGACGAATACTATCCTGAATTTCACATAGTAAGAAGTAAAGTCGTTGTCGAATACATCAAAAATAGTCATGATAATTGGAGAAAACGGAATGGAGAAAATAGACACTCAAAGATGAGGTTTTTTTCTGATGAAGAGTGTAAATATCTAGATAAATGGAGCTCTCTAGGACTAGATGAATAAAATATTGATACGAAGCCTAGGTCTCGCTGACAAAGATCAGGCTCAAGAGGTACTAAGTATAAGCGATTAGGCGA is from Halobacteriovoraceae bacterium and encodes:
- a CDS encoding aspartate ammonia-lyase, whose amino-acid sequence is MKNKKHNRTSIVTGATGEHYVAAELSKRGYIVSLTPRNTHTVDILASSIDGTKTISIQVKTRSDCIKKWTLSPKEEEVSGTKFFYIFVNLMNDEYYPEFHIVRSKVVVEYIKNSHDNWRKRNGENRHSKMRFFSDEECKYLDKWSSLGLDE